From the genome of Clavibacter nebraskensis NCPPB 2581:
CGCCATCCTCTCCCTGCTCGCCGACGCGCCCTCGAACGGCTACGGCCTCATCACCGGCATCGCGACGAAGACCGAGGGCGCCTGGCGGCCGAGCCCCGGATCCGTCTACCCGACGCTCCAGCAGCTCGTCGACGAGGACCTCATCGTCGCCGACGAGACGGGCGCGAAGAGCGTCTACTCCCTCACCGACCAGGGCCGCGCCCACGTCGAGGAGCACCAGGCGGAGATCGACGCCGCCTGGGCCGCCACCACCGACAAGTCCGAGGGCGAGGACGCGTTCCAGACGAGCCTCATGAAGCTCATGGGCGTGGTGAAGCCCCTCATGCACGACGCGACCGACGCCCAGCGCCAGGCCGCGGCGGCGAAGCTCGACGAGACGCGACGCGCGCTCTACGCGATCCTCGCCGACTGATCCGCGCGGCCTCGAGCCCCGCACGCACGACGACGGCCCCCGCCGATGCGGGGCCGTCGTCATGCGCGGGCGGATGGATCAGCGGATCGCCGCTCCCGTGTCGAGGTCGTCGCCGGCCTCGAGGTCGGGGCCGTCCGACTCGGTGATGTCGATGCCGAGGCCGCCGTCGGCGTCCTCGTCGTCGGCGACCGGGTCGTCGTCGAGCGGCACGACGCGCTCGGCGTCGATGGCCTCCGACGCGTCGCGGGCGTCGGCCCCGACGAGCTCCTCCTCGTCGACGTCGGTGTCGTCCAGGTCGCGGTCGGCGGGGTCGCGGGGGTTCTCGATGTCGCTCACGGTGCTCTCCTTCGCTCGTCGATGCGGCGCGGACGCGCCGTGCATCGACGGTACGCGCTCGGGCTCCGCGCGTGCTGGCCGGCTGCCCGCGGACGGCGGCGGGACTCCTGCCCGGCTCAGCCGACGCCGACGCTGATGCGGTGCCAGCCCGTCGCGCCGTCGGGCGCGGGCGGCGCCTCGTCGGAGGTCTGCGTCGCGCCCGTCGTGTCGGTGGCGCGCACCTCGACGCTGTGGGATCCGCTCGTCGCGTCCCACGCGTACGACCACTGCCGCCACGTGTCGGTGCCCACGCCGTCGCCGAGCGTCGCCTCGACCCAGTCGCCCTCGTCGACGCGCACCTCCACCTTCTCGATGCCGGTGTGCTGCGCCCAGGCCATGCCCGCGATCGCGGTGCGTCCCGCGTCGACGCGCGCGCCGGAGCGCGGCGTGTCGATGCGCGAGCCGGTCTTGATGGGGCCGCGCTCGGTCCAGCCGCGGGTCGACCAGTAGGCGACGTCCTCGGCGAAGGTCGTGACCTTGAGCTCCGTGACCCACTTGGTCGCCGAGACGTAGCCGTAGAGGCCGGGCACGACCATCCGCACGGGGAAGCCGTGCTGCTGCGGCAGGGGCTCGCCGTTCATGCCGACCGCGAGGATCGACGCGCGGTCAGGATCGGTGAGGGCCTCGAGCGGCGTGCTCGCGGTCCAGCCGTCCTGGCTCGTGGAGAGCACCATGTCGGCGTCCGCGGTAGGGCGCGCCCGCTCGAGCAGGAGCCGGATCGGGTAGCCGAGCCACAGCGCGTTGCCGATCAGATCCCCGCCGACCTCGTTGGAGACGCAGGTGAGCGTGGTCACGTGCTCCTCGAGGGGCAGGGCGAGCAGCTCCGCGAACGTGATCTCGACCTCCTCCTCCACCATCCCGGTGATGCGGAGCTTCCAGGAGGCCGCGTCGACCGACGGCACCTGCAGCGCGGTGTCGATCCGGTAGAAGTCGTCCGCGGGCGTGAGGAACGGCGCGAGACCCGGCACGCCGAGCTCGGCGGAGGCGGGGATCGCGGCGGCGGGCGTCGCGGCGCGCGGGAGGACGAGGGTGCGGCGGAAGTCGTCCACGCGGGCGGCGGCGGCGTTGAGGCCGCGGGCCACGGATCCGGCGACGACGGAGGTGACGCCCGCCACGACCGTCATGAGGAGGAAGGTGCGGCGCTCGACGCGGGCGGCTGCGCCCGGGGTGAGCGGGGCGCGCGCGGCCGGGCGGGTGATGCCGCGCACGGGCTCGGCCACCGCGGCGGATGAGGTCGCCGCGCGTTCGGCCGCATCCTCCCAGTCGCGGAGGCGGTCGGCGCCGCGGTGCAGGATGAAGACGCCCGCGATCATGCCGACGATCGTGGGGAGCGCCGCGGCGCCCGTGGCCCCGGCGCGCGTGGTGGCCGCGAGCACGGCGATCCCGGCGAAGAGCGCGAGCACCACCACGCCGAGCGGCGGGCGGCGCACCTGGAGGATCCCGGCGAGCGCGGCCGCGGCGAGCACCACGAGGCCGAGCACGACGAGGAGCGCGACCTTGTCGCCCGTGCCGAACAGGGCGATCACGGTGTCCTTGACGCCCGCGGGCACGAGGTCGATGACGAGCGCGCCCACCGCGAGCACCGGGCTCGCCGCCGGGGCGACGAACGCGGCGGCGATCTCGGCGACGGCCAGCACGGCGAGCGCCGCCACCACCCCGAGGAACGCGGACCACCAGCGGAGGGCCGCGCGGGTCACGAGGCGACCGGCTTGCTGTACGGGAGGATCACGTCGAAGCGGCAGCCGCCCTCGATGTTCTGGACGGTGACGTCGCCGTCGTGCGCGCGCACGATGCCGCGGACGATCGCGAGGCCGAGGCCCGCGCCGCCGCCGCCCGACGCGTAGCCGCCATCGTGCGTGCCCTCGGCCTGCAGAGCCGGATCCGGCGGCGAGGCCTCGACGGGCGCGGCCGGGAAGTCGGGGCCGAGCGCGGCCTTCTCGGCGGCGCTCTTGCCGTAGGCGCGCGGCGTGCGGGATCCGGTCGACCGCCAGCCCGCGTCGAACACGCGCGGGAGGTCGGCCTCGGGGATGCCGCCCGCGGTGTCCTCGACGGAGAGGACGGCGAGGTTGCCGGAGTCGCGGTGCGCGGAGATGACGATGCGGCCGCCCGGCAGCGACTGCTGGATGGCGTTCATGACGAGGTTGCCGACGACGCGGGAGAGCTCCCGCGGGTCGCCCTGCACCACGAGGTCGTCGTGCGCGGTCACGCCGCGGAGGTCGACCTGCCGCGCCTGGGCGACGGGCCCGAGCTCGGCCACGGTGTCGCTCACGACGTCGTAGAGGGAGACGCGCTCGACGGCGAGCTCGAGGCTGCCCGAGTTGATGCGGGACAGCTCGAACAGGTCGTCGACCATGCCGTTGAGGCGGTTCGCCTGCACGCGGATCTGCCGGAAGTAGCGGTGCTCGTCGTCGACCATGCCGTCTTCGAGGGACTCCGCCATGGCGCGGATCCCCGCGAGCGGCGTGCGCAGGTCGTGCGACATCCACGCGATGAGCTCGCGGCGGCTGCGCTCCTGCGCCTCCATCCGGTCGCGGGCGTCGGCGAGGCGGCGGTTGGCAGCGCTGAGCTCGCGGGCCAGCTGCGCGAACTCGGTGCTGGTGGGGCGGCCCGGCTCGACCGCGGCCTCCTCGCCCATGGACGCGGCGTAGCGGCCGAGCTCGCGGCTGCCGCGCACGAGGGTCATGCCGAGCATCGCGGCCATCACGAGCGAGACGAGCGCGGAGACGGCGGCCACGGAGAGGAAGGCCGTGAGGCCGGCGTCGTCGACGAGCATGCTCGCGGTGACGGCGACCGTGCCGCCCACGACCGAGAGCACGGCGGCGAGCGCGACCACGCAGATCTGCAGCACGAGCGACCGGCGGCGGAGCAGGCGCAGCAGGACGCTCGCGCCGAGGCCGACGACGGCGGCGCAGACGAGCGCCGTGAGGACGACGACGAGGAAGGAGTCGGCGGTCACGCGTCGCCCCCGGCGGGCGGGGCGGGCAGGTCGCCCTCATCGGCCGAGGCGGGCGCGGGCGTCTCCACGGGCGTCGCGGCGTCCGGGTCGAAGCGGTAGCCCACGCCCCACACGGTGCCGAGGAGCACGGGGTGCGCGGGATCCGCCTCGATCTTCTCCCGCAGGCGCCGCACGTGGACGGTGACGGTGGAGAGGTCGCCGATCTCCCAGCCCCACACCGAGCGGAGCAGGTCGTCGCGCCCGAAGACGCGGCGCGGGTTGCGCAACAGGAAGGCGAGGAGGTCGAACTCGCGGGAGGTGAGCGACAGCATGGCGCCCGCCTGGTGGATCTCGCGCGCGCCGAGGTCGAGCACGAACGGCCCCGCGACGAAGGGCGGCTCGGGCACGGGCTCGGGCACCGTCCGGCGGAGCACGGCGCGGACCCGGAGCACGAGCTCGCGCGGGGAGAAGGGCTTGGCGAGGTAGTCGTCGGCGCCGGCGTCGAGGCCGTTCACGCGGTCCTCGCCCTGGCCGAGCGCGGTCAGCATCACGACGGGGACGGGCGACTCGGGGTGGTGGGCGCGGATCCGTCGGCACACCTCGAGGCCGTCGAGGCCGGGGAGCATGCGGTCGAGCACGACGAGGTCGGGCATGCGCTCGGTGGCGACGCGCGCGGCCTCGAGGCCGTCGGCGACGGTCTCGACCTGGAAGCCGGACGCCTTGAGGTAGCGGCACACGACCTCGTTCACCGTGGGGTCGTCCTCGACCACGAGGATGCGGCGGCCGCGCAGCGGATCCGGCCGCGACGGGTCGGGCCGCGCGGGGTCGGGGCGCCCGGCGTCGGCGCGCGCGGGATCGTAGGTGGGGCTCACCCGGTCAGACTATGCGCGGTCCCTGGCGGGGACCCGCGGAGTGCCCGGCTTGCGAGCGAGCCGTCACCCCTCGGGCCCGGCGGGGCGGGTGGCGGACGGAGGCGGTCGACGCCTCCTAGGCTCGACGGATGACGCCAGCGCTCGTGGACGTGGTCCTCCCCTGCCTCGACGAGGAGGAGGCCCTGCCCTGGGTCCTCTCCCGCCTGCCCGAGGGGTACCGCGCGATCGTCGTCGACAACGGATCCACCGACCGCTCGGCCGACGTCGCGCGCGCGCACGGCGCCCTCGTCGTGACAGAGCCGCGCCGCGGGTTCGGGGCGGCGGCGCACGCGGGGCTCGAGGCGGCCACCGCGCCGCTCGTGGCGTTCTGCGACGCCGACGCGTCGATGGATCCCGCGCTCCTCCCCCGCGTGGTGGACCCGGTCCGCGACGGCGAGCGCGACCTCGTGCTCGGGCGGCGGATCCCGTCGACGCGCGGCGCCTGGCCGCTGCACGCGCGGATCGCGAACCTCGAGCTGGCCCGACGGCTCCGGCGGATCACGGGCGTGCCGCTGCACGACCTCGGCCCGATGCGCTGCGGGCGGCGCACCGAGCTGCTCGATCTCGGCATCCTCGACCGGCGCAGCGGCTATCCGCTGGAGATGCTGCTGCGGGCATCGGCGGCGAAGTGGCGCATCCTGGAGGTGGAGATGCCGTACGCGCCGCGCGTGGGGCGGTCCAAGGTGACCGGCACCCTGCGCGGGACCGTCACGGCCGTGCGCGACATGTCGCGCGTGCTGGCCGAGGCGCGAGCGGCAGCGGCCGGCGCCGACCGCACCCCGGGAGGAGACGCATGACCGCCGTCGTCGTCATCGCCAAGGAGTGCATCCCGGGCCGCGTCAAGACGCGCCTGCACCCGCCGTTCACGCTCGAGGAGGCGGCCGAGCTCGCGTCCGCCGCCCTCGCCGACACGCTCGCCGCGGTCGACGACGCCGCGCCCGCGCGCCGAGTCCTCCTCTTCGACGGCACGACCCCGCCCGCGGAGGCCGCCGGCTACGACGTGATCCCGCAGGTGGAGGGCGACCTCGACGAGCGGCTCGCCGCCATGTTCGACGCGCTCGACGGCCCCGTGCTCCTCGTCGGCATGGACACGCCGCAGCTCACCGCCGACCTCCTCCGCCCCGTGCTCGACTCCTGGGCCGACGGCGCGCGCGGCCCCGACGCCTGGTTCGGCCCCGCTGACGACGGCGGCTTCTGGGCGCTCGGCCTCCGGGATCCGGACGGCGCGCTCGTGCGCGGCGTGCCCATGTCCCGGGACGACACCGGCGCGGTCCAGCTGTCGCGCCTCATCGACGCGGGGCTCGACGTGGCGATGCTGCCCGAGCTCACCGACGTGGACACGGTCGACGACGCGCGGGAGGCCGCCGAGGCGGCGCCCGCCCATCGCTTCGCGCACGCGCTCCGAACTCTGGACACCGGCGCGCGCACCCGCGCCGCCACCACCGCACCCGCGACATCGCAGAGGGACCCCGCATGAGCCTGGCCGTCGACCACCCCGAGGACCGCGCCTCCGCGCGCGTCCGCACCTTCGGATCCGGTGGCGGCGAGCCCTACGCCCGGGCCCTCCGCGACTCCGGCGAGGTGCTCTTCCTGTCGCTCGCCTCCGACGACGACAGCGCCGAGGTCATGGACCTGGGCCGCTGGAGCGCCGACGCCGACGCCGTGGACGCGAGCCTCCTCGCCGACGCCGCCGGCCCCGTGCTCGACATCGGCTGCGGCCCGGGCCGCATGGTCCGCGCGGCCATGGACGCCGGGCTCGGCGCCCTCGGGATCGACGTCTCCCCCACCGTGGTCGAGATGGCCGCGGGCCTCGGACTCCCCGTGCTCCACCGCTCCGTCTTCGAGCGCCTGCCCCGCGAGGGCGGCTGGGGCACGCTCCTCCTCCTCGACGGCAACATCGGCATCGGCGGCGACGCGGCCGCGCTCCTCGCGCGCTGCGGCGACCTGGTCGACGACCAGGGCGCGCTCGTGGTGGAGACCCACCCGGACCCCGCCCGCGACCGCACCTTCGAGTGCACGGTCGAGGACGGCCAGGGCCGCGCGAGCGACCCGTTCCCG
Proteins encoded in this window:
- a CDS encoding PadR family transcriptional regulator → MRTHDHDDHLSSSSTEVPADRHEPRMQHHRGGRPRIMPGHPLARGFRPGDGPGFPGFPGFPGMGGFGGPGFGPGRGRGGRGRARRGDVRLAILSLLADAPSNGYGLITGIATKTEGAWRPSPGSVYPTLQQLVDEDLIVADETGAKSVYSLTDQGRAHVEEHQAEIDAAWAATTDKSEGEDAFQTSLMKLMGVVKPLMHDATDAQRQAAAAKLDETRRALYAILAD
- a CDS encoding molybdopterin-dependent oxidoreductase gives rise to the protein MTRAALRWWSAFLGVVAALAVLAVAEIAAAFVAPAASPVLAVGALVIDLVPAGVKDTVIALFGTGDKVALLVVLGLVVLAAAALAGILQVRRPPLGVVVLALFAGIAVLAATTRAGATGAAALPTIVGMIAGVFILHRGADRLRDWEDAAERAATSSAAVAEPVRGITRPAARAPLTPGAAARVERRTFLLMTVVAGVTSVVAGSVARGLNAAAARVDDFRRTLVLPRAATPAAAIPASAELGVPGLAPFLTPADDFYRIDTALQVPSVDAASWKLRITGMVEEEVEITFAELLALPLEEHVTTLTCVSNEVGGDLIGNALWLGYPIRLLLERARPTADADMVLSTSQDGWTASTPLEALTDPDRASILAVGMNGEPLPQQHGFPVRMVVPGLYGYVSATKWVTELKVTTFAEDVAYWSTRGWTERGPIKTGSRIDTPRSGARVDAGRTAIAGMAWAQHTGIEKVEVRVDEGDWVEATLGDGVGTDTWRQWSYAWDATSGSHSVEVRATDTTGATQTSDEAPPAPDGATGWHRISVGVG
- a CDS encoding sensor histidine kinase, with translation MTADSFLVVVLTALVCAAVVGLGASVLLRLLRRRSLVLQICVVALAAVLSVVGGTVAVTASMLVDDAGLTAFLSVAAVSALVSLVMAAMLGMTLVRGSRELGRYAASMGEEAAVEPGRPTSTEFAQLARELSAANRRLADARDRMEAQERSRRELIAWMSHDLRTPLAGIRAMAESLEDGMVDDEHRYFRQIRVQANRLNGMVDDLFELSRINSGSLELAVERVSLYDVVSDTVAELGPVAQARQVDLRGVTAHDDLVVQGDPRELSRVVGNLVMNAIQQSLPGGRIVISAHRDSGNLAVLSVEDTAGGIPEADLPRVFDAGWRSTGSRTPRAYGKSAAEKAALGPDFPAAPVEASPPDPALQAEGTHDGGYASGGGGAGLGLAIVRGIVRAHDGDVTVQNIEGGCRFDVILPYSKPVAS
- a CDS encoding response regulator transcription factor, with the translated sequence MSPTYDPARADAGRPDPARPDPSRPDPLRGRRILVVEDDPTVNEVVCRYLKASGFQVETVADGLEAARVATERMPDLVVLDRMLPGLDGLEVCRRIRAHHPESPVPVVMLTALGQGEDRVNGLDAGADDYLAKPFSPRELVLRVRAVLRRTVPEPVPEPPFVAGPFVLDLGAREIHQAGAMLSLTSREFDLLAFLLRNPRRVFGRDDLLRSVWGWEIGDLSTVTVHVRRLREKIEADPAHPVLLGTVWGVGYRFDPDAATPVETPAPASADEGDLPAPPAGGDA
- a CDS encoding glycosyltransferase family 2 protein — encoded protein: MTPALVDVVLPCLDEEEALPWVLSRLPEGYRAIVVDNGSTDRSADVARAHGALVVTEPRRGFGAAAHAGLEAATAPLVAFCDADASMDPALLPRVVDPVRDGERDLVLGRRIPSTRGAWPLHARIANLELARRLRRITGVPLHDLGPMRCGRRTELLDLGILDRRSGYPLEMLLRASAAKWRILEVEMPYAPRVGRSKVTGTLRGTVTAVRDMSRVLAEARAAAAGADRTPGGDA
- a CDS encoding TIGR04282 family arsenosugar biosynthesis glycosyltransferase; translation: MTAVVVIAKECIPGRVKTRLHPPFTLEEAAELASAALADTLAAVDDAAPARRVLLFDGTTPPAEAAGYDVIPQVEGDLDERLAAMFDALDGPVLLVGMDTPQLTADLLRPVLDSWADGARGPDAWFGPADDGGFWALGLRDPDGALVRGVPMSRDDTGAVQLSRLIDAGLDVAMLPELTDVDTVDDAREAAEAAPAHRFAHALRTLDTGARTRAATTAPATSQRDPA
- a CDS encoding class I SAM-dependent methyltransferase: MSLAVDHPEDRASARVRTFGSGGGEPYARALRDSGEVLFLSLASDDDSAEVMDLGRWSADADAVDASLLADAAGPVLDIGCGPGRMVRAAMDAGLGALGIDVSPTVVEMAAGLGLPVLHRSVFERLPREGGWGTLLLLDGNIGIGGDAAALLARCGDLVDDQGALVVETHPDPARDRTFECTVEDGQGRASDPFPWAQVGRDAIARIAGDAGLDLVQCWETEGRSFCRLVRA